TACCGGACCCATAATATTCGTTTCATACAAATCACGGATTTCGTCTGCACTGGCTTCTTCAATAGTTCCAACCAACGAATATCCCGCGTTGTTCAGAACAATATCTAATTTTCCAAAATGCTCATGCGCTTGTTTTACGGCTTCTCTTACCTGCTCCGGTTTTGTAACGTCTAATGCTAACGTCAACACCTGATCTCCATATTTTTCATTAAAATCAGAAATACTTTCAACCTTTCTTGCTGTAGCAACGACTTTATCACCACGTTCCAAAGCTGCTTCCGTCCAAATTCTTCCGAAACCACGGGAAGCTCCCGTAATAAACCATACTCTATTTTGCTGTGTCATACTATTAAATTTTATTTTTACTAAGCAAAATTAGCAAGCTTCAGAAGGATTTTTGTAGGCAAATCGCAGAGGTTTGTAGGCTAAATGAGGAAATTGAAATAAGACTGGAAGTTGAAAGCGAGAAGATTACTAAGTCCTTCATTTTGATTTGATGATAAAAATTAAAAAAAAAGAAAGATTTTGATCTTTATGAACTTACATGACCTCCATCTTCCAGCATCCAACATCCAACATCCAACATCCAACATCCAACCTAACAAGCCTTACTCTTTTCTAAGAATACCTTTTTCTGCACTTTCGTTCAATAAATTTTCAGCATAATTCCAAATCGACGAAGAACCGTTGGCAATCGCTTTTTTCTTGTTGTACACCGTTTGATATTCCACATCGAACTCTTTCCAGGTTCCGCCATTATTGCTGGTATTTTGAAGTAAAGGTTCGAATCTATCCATCGTACGGGCGAATTTCGCTTCATTGGTAATACCTTCTTCAAATTCCTCCCAAACCGCTAAGAATTCTTTAGCCTGAGCCTCTGGCAATAATCCAAAAATTCTTTTGGCAGCCAGAAGTTCTTCTTCGGTATTGGTATGATTTTTTGTGGTATCATATATAAAAGTATCGCCGGCATCGATTTCTACCAAATCATGAATTAAAACCATTTTTACCACTTTTAAAACATCGATCGGCTGATCTGAATGTTCCGCCAGAACCAAAGTCATCA
The sequence above is a segment of the Chryseobacterium sp. MYb264 genome. Coding sequences within it:
- a CDS encoding HD domain-containing protein, with translation MKTENLLKQIDFIKEIDKLKYIQRRTKLFNSDRNENDAEHSWHLAMMTLVLAEHSDQPIDVLKVVKMVLIHDLVEIDAGDTFIYDTTKNHTNTEEELLAAKRIFGLLPEAQAKEFLAVWEEFEEGITNEAKFARTMDRFEPLLQNTSNNGGTWKEFDVEYQTVYNKKKAIANGSSSIWNYAENLLNESAEKGILRKE